The proteins below come from a single Mercenaria mercenaria strain notata chromosome 3, MADL_Memer_1, whole genome shotgun sequence genomic window:
- the LOC123523959 gene encoding toll-like receptor 2 gives MLGMILCLLLNHVISVSANTVYGPECHISGNVTDCSSQNLTYIPKLSNQTKQLIFDYNLLPNVTQGTFSNISRLDLMLDLSFCYDHITFLSPNSFYIFTYLKYLDLSGNRINVDDLAAFLAETERNSHLKFLKLNNVSLEMDPGKTFSLMQETKLDTLYLMSNGIRSLSKMVLQRMNTLLLLTLDSNLLAELELPVMKRLKELRVNHNRLRGMPVFCLNKSSSETAVGSLTRLHLSYNQISVLSSKSFKCLPKLTQLKVKGNIISLLPNELFSSVKYIELFDVSLNTGHHARIEPRALWSKTLRSLTMGFDGSAKSIFDSIEDTFRNLPRLEGLSISHINMLNLTDKAISTLFLPLPGLKHFECYSCRISQDPSIFLKNKSLLEHISLQANFIETISDSTFRNKPYLKYLNLGMNKLSHLKKSSLSDEFLNSLDTLDLSGNPYTCDCDLVWFITWLKNKHHTNIKHFPNMYLCTYPGAMSGKKLTEIHFSYRQCHPFSTLEWTGMIGGPCLVLFTFVSFLLYRNRWNIKHYIYLIRKRRKYMRVDGNNFVYDAFVSYNEEDSQWVREYLIPFLEEQHNLKLCIHERDFQAGVFINDNIVNCIDESKKILVILSNSFSTSGWCMFELKVAHSKHIEDETELVVIMLEKIHGRNMNESMRVLLGTTTYLEWTDDHVGQALFFSKLKDSMGV, from the coding sequence ATGTTAGGAATGATTTTGTGTTTGCTGTTGAATCACGTAATATCAGTGTCAGCTAACACTGTTTATGGACCAGAGTGTCACATCTCCGGAAACGTTACAGACTGCAGCAGTCAAAATCTTACTTACATCCCGAAACTGAGCAACCAAACAAAGCAACTGATATTTGATTACAACCTTTTGCCAAATGTTACTCAAGGAACGTTTAGTAATATAAGCAGGCTTGATCTTATGTTAGATTTATCTTTTTGTTATGACCATATAACATTCTTATCGCCAAATTCCTTCTACATATTCACTTATTTGAAGTATTTGGATTTGTCTGGAAATAGGATAAATGTTGATGACTTGGCTGCATTTCTAgcagaaacagaaagaaacagtCATCTCAAATTTCTGAAGTTGAACAATGTTAGCTTAGAGATGGATCCAggtaaaacattttctttgatgcAAGAAACAAAGCTAGATACTCTGTATCTGATGTCAAATGGTATAAGAAGCCTTTCTAAGATGGTTCTGCAGCGTATGAATACATTGCTCCTTCTCACCCTCGATAGCAACCTTCTTGCTGAGTTAGAACTTCCGGTGATGAAAAGACTAAAAGAACTACGAGTGAACCACAATCGTCTTCGTGGTATGCCAGTTTTCTGTCTGAATAAAAGTAGTTCTGAAACAGCAGTTGGAAGCTTAACTCGATTGCACCTTAGTTATAACCAAATCAGTGTTCTAAGCAGCAAAAGTTTTAAGTGTTTACCAAAGTTAACACAACTTAAAGTAAAAGGAAATATAATCTCCTTGTTACCTAACGAACTGTTTTCATCAGTAAAATATATTGAACTTTTTGATGTAAGTTTGAATACCGGGCATCACGCTCGCATTGAACCACGTGCGTTATGGTCAAAAACTCTTCGATCCTTGACTATGGGGTTCGATGGATCAGCTAAGTCTATATTTGATTCAATAGAAGACACCTTCAGGAATTTACCTAGACTAGAGGGACTGAGTATCAGCCACATTAATATGCTAAACCTGACAGACAAAGCAATTTCAACTCTCTTTTTGCCTTTACCTGGCTTGAAACATTTTGAGTGTTATAGTTGTCGGATATCGCAGGATCCTAgtatatttctaaaaaataaatcCCTTTTGGAACACATCAGTTTACAGGCGAATTTTATTGAAACAATCAGTGATTCTACATTCAGGAACAAACCAtacttaaaatacttaaatttaggCATGAATAAACTAAGTCATTTGAAAAAGTCGTCTTTGTCAGACGAATTTCTAAATAGTTTGGACACGTTAGATCTATCCGGGAACCCATACACGTGTGACTGTGACTTAGTATGGTTCATAACATGGCTAAAAAATAAACATCACACAAACATTAAACATTTTCCGAACATGTATTTATGCACTTACCCAGGAGCTATGTCGGGAAAGAAATTGACGGAAATACACTTTTCGTACCGGCAATGCCACCCATTTAGTACACTAGAATGGACGGGCATGATTGGTGGGCCTTGTCTGGTACTATTTACGTTTGTTTCATTCCTTTTATATCGAAATAGGTGGAATATCAAACACTACATATATCTCATCAGAAAACGAAGGAAATATATGCGTGTGGATGGAAATAATTTCGTATACGATGCTTTTGTTTCATACAACGAAGAAGACTCACAATGGGTTCGAGAATACCTAATTCCATTTTTAGAGGAGCAGCACAACTTGAAGCTGTGTATACATGAGAGAGACTTTCAAGCAGGGGTCTTCATCAATGATAACATTGTAAACTGCATAGATGAAAGTAAAAAGATCTTAGTGATCCTTTCCAATTCATTCTCGACAAGCGGCTGGTGCATGTTTGAACTGAAAGTTGCGCACTCAAAACATATTGAGGACGAGACAGAGTTAGTTGTTATCATGCTTGAAAAGATACATGGTCGAAATATGAATGAATCTATGCGGGTTCTGCTGGGGACAACCACATACCTAGAATGGACAGATGATCATGTTGGCCAGGCTTTGTTTTTTAGTAAACTGAAAGATTCAATGGGGGTTTAG